In Acanthopagrus latus isolate v.2019 chromosome 16, fAcaLat1.1, whole genome shotgun sequence, one DNA window encodes the following:
- the zbtb42 gene encoding zinc finger and BTB domain-containing protein 18.2 — protein MEFPDHSRQLLQCLSQQRHQGFLCDCTVLVGEARFKAHRAVLASCSMYFHLFYRDQLDKRDVVHLNSDIVTAPAFSLLLEFMYEGKLEFSTLPVEDVLAAASYLHMYDIVKVCKGKLKDKELSSLDEKMSEGLGLSCLDRENSSDSELHSKQLIRRQPQTQSQGLHRAPPAEEFDMDNSEVRLAVTDCDRSTQSRQKANGHSGRSPDLVGVNYVSAEAEPCVQTAGKTKADVSSSTVSLSQRSRASDDMDCALDLSFKPLSSRDPLHPSYVSGQLALDSQQQGTEPLVKDEHDLLSEQEDSEPMSPESQRFGNSARSSVVTGFAALFPGNNGSTAALLSQEEDLMDEEGEACRGREGAPGREVEERRGRLLGDSEEEEEDDLASSDISTSSGVLLPPGQQVCVCPLCSKVFPSPHVLQLHLSSHFREKDGARSKLSPDGSVPTCMQCNKTFSCMYTLKRHERTHSGEKPYTCGQCGKSFQYSHNLSRHAVVHTREKPHACKWCERRFTQSGDLYRHIRKFHCGLVKTLAIG, from the coding sequence ATGGAGTTCCCAGACCATAGCCGCCAGTTGCTGCAGTGTCTGAGTCAGCAGCGTCACCAAGGTTTCCTCTGTGACTGCACTGTTCTTGTCGGGGAGGCTCGATTCAAAGCGCACAGAGCCGTGCTGGCCTCCTGCAGCATGTACTTCCATCTCTTCTACAGGGACCAGCTGGACAAAAGGGACGTTGTGCATCTCAACAGTGACATTGTGACAGCCCCGGCTTTCAGTCTGCTCCTTGAATTTATGTATGAGGGGAAGTTGGAATTCAGCACGCTCCCGGTGGAGGATGTCCTGGCAGCAGCCAGTTACCTACACATGTATGATATAGTGAAAGTGTGTAAAGGCAAGCTTAAAGATAAGGAACTCTCCTCTCTGGATGAAAAGATGAGCGAGGGTTTGGGACTCAGCTGTCTGGACAGGGAAAACTCCTCAGACAGCGAGCTGCACAGTAAGCAGCTCATCCGGCGACAGCCCCAGACACAGTCTCAGGGGCTGCACAGGGCCCCCCCGGCCGAGGAGTTTGACATGGACAACAGCGAAGTCAGGCTGGCTGTCACAGATTGTGATAGGTCTACACAGAGTAGGCAGAAGGCAAACGGTCACTCTGGCAGGTCCCCGGACCTTGTAGGTGTCAATTATGTGTCAGCAGAGGCCGAGCCCTGTGtccaaacagctggaaaaacaaaagctgatgTCAGTAGTTCCACCGTATCGCTGTCCCAGAGGTCCCGGGCTTCAGATGACATGGACTGTGCGCTGGATTTGTCTTTCAAGCCTCTGTCTAGCAGAGATCCCTTACACCCCTCCTACGTCTCGGGACAGCTGGCCCTcgacagccagcagcagggcACTGAGCCACTTGTTAAAGACGAACACGACTTGCTGTCAGAGCAGGAGGACAGTGAGCCGATGAGCCCTGAGAGCCAGCGCTTTGGGAATAGTGCCAGGAGCTCAGTGGTGACAGGGTTCGCTGCCCTCTTCCCAGGCAACAACGGCTCCACAGCCGCCCTGCTCTCCCAGGAGGAGGACCTGATGGACGAGGAGGGGGAGgcctgcagagggagggagggcgccCCAGGCCGGGaggtagaggagaggagggggaggctgCTGGGggacagcgaggaggaggaggaggacgacttGGCCTCTTCAGACATCTCCACCTCCAGCGGGGTGCTCCTGCCCCCGGggcaacaggtgtgtgtgtgccccctCTGCAGCAAAGTCTTCCCCAGCCCCCACGTGCTGCAACTGCACCTCAGCTCGCACTTCCGCGAGAAGGACGGCGCCCGCTCCAAGTTGTCCCCCGATGGCTCGGTCCCCACCTGCATGCAGTGCAACAAGACCTTCTCCTGCATGTACACCCTGAAGCGTCACGAGCGCACACACTCTGGCGAGAAGCCATACACCTGTGGCCAGTGTGGCAAGAGCTTCCAGTACTCCCATAACTTGAGTCGGCACGCTGTGGTCCACACACGCGAGAAGCCCCACGCTTGTAAGTGGTGCGAACGGCGCTTCACCCAGTCAGGGGACCTCTACCGCCACATCAGGAAGTTTCACTGTGGCCTTGTCAAGACTCTCGCCATTGGATAA